A single window of Pungitius pungitius chromosome 20, fPunPun2.1, whole genome shotgun sequence DNA harbors:
- the trib2 gene encoding tribbles homolog 2 produces the protein MNIQRSNPINISRYGRSRHKSHDFEELSCLRTAESHQSFSPNLGSPSPPETPDSTHCISRIGDYLLLEPLEGDHVFRAAHLHSGEELVCKVFEIGRYQESLAAYFALGQHQHINQILEILLGETRAYVFFERSYGDMHSFVRTCKKLREDEAARLFYQIASAVAHCHDNGLVLRDLKLRKFVFKNDDRSLVKLESLEDTYILDGHDDSLSDKHGCPAYVSPEILNASGCYSGKAADVWSLGVMLYTILVGRYPFHDVEPGSLFGKIRRGHFNVPETLTPKAKCLIRSILRREPAERLTSREVLEHPWFAASGALGGGGGVAAHGRGEREQEQIVPEVNMEEELEQFFS, from the exons ATGAACATACAGAGGTCAAATCCAATTAACATTTCACGTTATGGgagatcgcggcacaaatcgCACGATTTCGAAGAATTGTCTTGCTTGAGGACCGCCGAGTCGCACCAGAGCTTCAGCCCCAACCTCGGGTCCCCGAGCCCGCCGGAGACCCCGGACTCCACGCACTGCATCTCCCGCATCGGGGACTACCTTTTGTTGGAGCCGCTGGAGGGAGACCACGTTTTCAGAGCCGCCCACCTGCACAGCGGGGAAGAGCTCGTATGTAAG GTCTTTGAAATTGGCCGATACCAGGAGTCACTGGCGGCCTACTTTGCCCTCGGACAGCACCAGCACATTAACCAGATCCTGGAGATCCTGCTCGGCGAGACCAGAGCCTACGTGTTCTTTGAGCGCAGCTATGGCGACATGCACTCCTTCGTCCGCACCTGTAAGAAGCTGCGGGAGGACGAAGCTGCCAGACTCTTCTATCAGATAGCCTCGGCCGTGGCACATTGCCACGACAACGGACTGGTCCTCCGCGACCTCAAGCTGAGGAAGTTCGTCTTCAAGAATGACGACAG GAGCCTGGTGAAGCTGGAGAGCCTCGAGGACACCTACATCCTGGACGGCCACGACGACTCCCTCTCGGACAAACACGGCTGCCCGGCCTACGTCAGCCCCGAGATCCTCAACGCCAGCGGCTGCTATTCGGGGAAGGCGGCGGACGTGTGGAGTCTGGGCGTGATGCTCTACACCATCCTGGTGGGGCGCTACCCGTTCCACGACGTGGAGCCGGGCTCTCTGTTCGGCAAGATCCGCCGGGGCCACTTCAACGTCCCCGAGACGCTCACGCCCAAGGCCAAGTGCCTGATCCGCTCCATCCTGCGGCGGGAGCCCGCCGAGCGCCTCACCTCCCGGGAGGTGCTGGAGCACCCGTGGTTCGCCGCCTCCGgagcgctgggggggggcggcggcgtggCGGCGCACggcagaggggagagggagcaggagcagaTCGTGCCCGAGGTGaacatggaggaggagctggagcagttCTTcagctga